The genomic interval AAAAAACGAGCATGAAATTCATCTAATACAAAATTTAAATCCCTGATATTTTTTCTTTGACCAACACAAGGATACTTTCTACTTCCAATTTTTAAAAGTTGCATATAAGCTTTAATTTGCAAATTTATATTTAAATCTTTATATCTTTCTTTAAAACTTCTATATATCATAAATCCTTCAGGATCAATATCCCCAAAATACAGTATTTCTAGTTCCAAAGGAGAAACCAATTCTTCTATAAAAGAAAAGCTATTTATTATCTTTTTGCCTTGACCAAATATGAGCAACTCAGGTAAATCCCCAAATATATCTATTCCCATTTCGCATGCCCTTTTATATGAGAAAAAAGTAGAATGATTTTCAAGAATTATAACCTTTTTTATCTTATCTATTCCTCTCTTCCAATATATAAACATTTCACCATACTTTTTCATCTTTAAGTCTTCATAATCTAAACTTAATCTTGTAAGTATTTTGTTATCAATTTTATCTTTTCTTTTGGAATATAGAAATTTTTCATCATAAAATAATTCCAAAGATCTTTCTTCCAAACTTGCCCATTCTCTATTGTCTCTTTCTTTCAAAAAACTATAGATATTTCTCATATATTCCCATTCTACGCTATTTTCATATTCTGGATGCCTTTCATAATATCTAAAGTCTAAAAGATCTGACATTTTAAGCATCTCATTTTTATCCCACTGACCAAAGCTTTCTTTT from Sporanaerobacter acetigenes DSM 13106 carries:
- a CDS encoding Wadjet anti-phage system protein JetD domain-containing protein, which encodes MYNNVTKFIKNYIEKNKRKRFELDELEDYIIHIYGGKSGYEKNGGYLELYAGILKAVDEGKIRAIKSSNYNGMNPPLKTKWEIIQKESFGQWDKNEMLKMSDLLDFRYYERHPEYENSVEWEYMRNIYSFLKERDNREWASLEERSLELFYDEKFLYSKRKDKIDNKILTRLSLDYEDLKMKKYGEMFIYWKRGIDKIKKVIILENHSTFFSYKRACEMGIDIFGDLPELLIFGQGKKIINSFSFIEELVSPLELEILYFGDIDPEGFMIYRSFKERYKDLNINLQIKAYMQLLKIGSRKYPCVGQRKNIRDLNFVLDEFHARFLDEYGEMLKNLWNEDRRIPQELINYEYILKGDR